The following are from one region of the Silene latifolia isolate original U9 population chromosome 9, ASM4854445v1, whole genome shotgun sequence genome:
- the LOC141598314 gene encoding uncharacterized protein LOC141598314 encodes MVSPWVKGKKVHNTQLTMQNAHVSIDKVIKADALLPCPWNGFSKVGEVEGSFAQWPKTLILLGDDEANKGEKTRKRKVKSKDTKESGNKVQKKATSLEKDKGGQHRGEEDDRAPLSVEEVKTLSYHCQILEKKLCSLSTTACIKIVIDASVFNYREKNDIECYLTVVEIRQMFRYLWLNVVMLQAWESFLYKCATTIETTKLVAYLCLVKLVEYMHNPKQCEAYIAHAMKIQEEKKYIMGAFHEGNHWMLVVVCVGLNTMYILDSRKRDLKTMDIKKVLEGAWILYCAFGGRRNYNVKNTKLYIKEITCPQQPEDYECGYYVMKWMYDITFNYCKSAEIQFEQNIATSSMSMIDMNMAREVWANKCLDNIHLV; translated from the exons ATGGTTTCACCATGGGTTAAAGGCAAAAAGGTACACAACACACAATTGACCATGCAGAACGCCCACGTGTCCATCGATAAAGTTATTAAAGCTGACGCACTACTTCCATGTCCATGGAATGGATTTAGTAAGGTTGGAGAAGTGGAAGGGAGTTTTGCACAATGGCCGAAAACCTTGATATTGTTAGGTGATGATGAG gccaataaaggagagaagactCGAAAGAGAAAAGTCAAGTCCAAAGATACTAAAGAATCTGGCAATAAGGTTCAAAAGAAG GCAACATCCCTTGAAAAGGACAAGGGGGGACAACATAGAGGTGAAGAAGATGATAGAGCTCCTCTTAGTGTAGAGGAAGTGAAAACCTTGAGTTATCATTGTCAGATCTTAGAGAAGAAGTTGTGCTCCTTGTCGACCACTGCCTGCATCAAAATTGTGATTGATGCCTCAGTATTTAATTACCGAGAGAAAAATGATATTGAATGCTATTTGACCGTCGTTGAAATTAGGCAGATGTTCCGATATTTATGGCTAAATGTTGTTATGCTTCAAGCTTGGGAAAG TTTCTTGTATAAGTGTGCAACTACAATCGAAACTACTAAGTTAGTTGCATACTTGTGCCTCGTGAAACTTGTGGAGTACATGCATAATCCAAAACAATGTGAAGCGTATATTGCCCATGCAATGAAAATTCAAGAAGAAAAGAAATATATCATGGGAGCATTTCATGAAGG TAATCATTGGATGTTGGTTGTTGTTTGCGTGGGATTGAACACAATGTATATTTTGGACTCGCGAAAAAGGGATCTTAAGACAATGGACATAAAAAAGGTTCTTGAAGGTGCTTGGATACTATATTGTGCTTTTGGAGGACGACGCAACTAtaatgttaaaaatactaaaCTATATATCAAAGAGATCACG tgTCCGCAACAACCAGAGGATTATGAGTGTGGTTATTATGTCATGAAATGGATGTATGACATAACCTTCAACTATTGTAAATCTGCGGAGATACAATTTGAACAG AATATTGCAACTTCATCCATGTCAATGATCGATATGAATATGGCAAGAGAAGTTTGGGCGAATAAATGTTTAGATAACATACATTTAGTATAG